ATTTAATTGCATTCCATTCCCAGTCAAACCGTGAATTCCAATAATTGTCCCTCTATCTCCTCCATTATTATCAAATATCTTTAATTTACTTTCTCCAATTTCTACTATTCTTTCTTCCAAAAAATCACCTTCCCTAATCAGTACATTAAAAAAAGCCCAACTATCCCTAGATACAATTACTATGATATATAGTATATGTATTAGGATAGTCTGGGCTTTTATAATAATTGATTAAATTATTAATAACTCAAGACTAAGATGTCAAACATTAAAAAAATAACTTTTATTGACATCGCTTACTTAAGTATATCATAAAATATTCTCTATGCAAACATTAATTAATTTTTTTTATCTTTAATCATAAATTTAAAGTATTCTTTTATCCAACAAACCTTAGTTTTTAAATTCGTTTCCTACCCTATTTGCCATGTAACTTACTTTTAATTTATTCAATAATACCACTTCTTTTGACAAACTTAGTTACTATTTTAAAACTTTAAACTCTGTAATTCTAGCCTAATTTACCTTGTCAAAGTATGTTCTAAAGAGCTATTTAATTGTTTTTATTTCTTGTTCGATGAATTAAGTCATATTAGTATAACAATTGATGATATGATATATTATCATAACTACAACCTATTCATTTGTTTTTATTAATAAGATATTTACATAAAAGATAATAAGAAAGAAGGAAAAACGATGAATCATCATCAAAATAATAAAACAATCATTACAGTAGCAATCACTGGATCACAGGGTTCTAAAAAACTAAATCCCAATACGCCCGTTACCAATGATGAAATGATTGAAGATGCATATCAATGTTATTTACATGGTGCTTCAATTGTACATATACATGTAAAGGCCGATGATCAAGAAACATATGAGATAAATACTAATTCAATCAGTTATATCATTGAAGAGTTAGCAAAGAAATGTGACATAATCGTTAATGTTTCAACATCTGGAGAAGATTTCACCTATCAAGGTTTAACAATAAAAGGTGAACTTGATTCAATTCAGAAAAAACGTATCAATATTTTGGATTTAAAACCAGAAATGGCATCATATGACATTCCCACAATGAATATAGGTGAAAAAATTTTTATGAATCCTGTACCTTTTTTGCGCCAAGCAGGACAAAAAATGCAAGAATTATCCATATTACCTGAAATTGAAATTTTTAATCTTAGTGATATTCATCAAGCGGAGCAATTAATTCGTCAAGGTTACCTTTCTGAGAAAGCTAATTTTCAACTATGCTTAGGGATTGAAGGTGGAATCCCTGCATCGGTAAAAAATCTCGTCATATTACATGATGCTCTTCCAAAAGGAGTTAATTGGAGTGCTTTTGGCATCAGTCGTATGCATCTTCCTATTATGTATACTACGCTTGCATTTGGTGGTAATATTCGCGTTGGTTTAGAAGATAATCTCTATTATTCTTATGGTCAACTTACAACAAATGTTGAACTTGTTAAAAGATCCGCAAGAGTAATTAAAGAATATGGAAATAGCGTTGCAACTCCTGCTGAAGCAAGGGATATTTTAGGAGTATACTCAAAATAATCGGAAAATTAGATTACTATTGGGATTGCTAGTACCTTTCCGTATCGATTTATGTTCTTATCTTACACTTAGTCACAAAAACATAAAAACGAACTCCGATAGCTTTTTGTTAAAAAAGTAATTGGAGTTCGTTTTTATTCACTGATTTGATCTTATAATCGCTTGGTTCTTACTATCGTATGTTTGGCGAAAATGAGTCGGTGAATATTTCGTGTGTAATTTAAATGCTGCTGAAAAGGTTAGAACATCCTTGTATCCTGATACTTCACTGATACTAGAAATAGATTGTTCAGTATCTATTAGGAGTTGTTTTGCCTTTTCCATCCTAAGATGAGTTAAATAATTTTTGGGACTAATATCATATTCTTCTTTGAAAATTCTTGATAAATAACTGCGATTTAAAGCCATCTTGTTGGCAATTTCTGCTATGGTTACTTCTTTGGAATAATTAGAATCTAAATAATTCTTTAATTGAATGACATACTTTTTCTTTTGAGTCAATTGATTGTTGTCATTGCTTGGTGAAACAGTTATCAATAACCTCAACAAGGAGTATGTCTTTTCAAATAAAGATAAATGATAATAAGTATTAAAATTGTTTAGTCCCATTAAATCAATGATACTACTAAATTTATCATCAAATTTCACAATATTTTCTTTTGACAAATTCCTTAGTATCATATCATTGAACAAACTTGATTGTTGCAAATAATTGATGATTTTGTTGCCGTTTAAGCCAATCCAAAAATAAGACCAGGGATCATTTGAATCTGCTTGATAATAAGTTTCTACTTTAGGTAATAGAAGGAAGAAGTCACCTTCTCCTAAATGGTATGTATTTTCACCAACATAAAATGTGCCTTTTCCACTTCGGATAAAATGTAAGACAAATAGAT
This window of the Fundicoccus culcitae genome carries:
- a CDS encoding AraC family transcriptional regulator, with amino-acid sequence MLYYTDYESNTTDLKVEFYGFEDCKPNQSYGPEVRDLFVLHFIRSGKGTFYVGENTYHLGEGDFFLLLPKVETYYQADSNDPWSYFWIGLNGNKIINYLQQSSLFNDMILRNLSKENIVKFDDKFSSIIDLMGLNNFNTYYHLSLFEKTYSLLRLLITVSPSNDNNQLTQKKKYVIQLKNYLDSNYSKEVTIAEIANKMALNRSYLSRIFKEEYDISPKNYLTHLRMEKAKQLLIDTEQSISSISEVSGYKDVLTFSAAFKLHTKYSPTHFRQTYDSKNQAIIRSNQ
- a CDS encoding BKACE family enzyme, whose amino-acid sequence is MNHHQNNKTIITVAITGSQGSKKLNPNTPVTNDEMIEDAYQCYLHGASIVHIHVKADDQETYEINTNSISYIIEELAKKCDIIVNVSTSGEDFTYQGLTIKGELDSIQKKRINILDLKPEMASYDIPTMNIGEKIFMNPVPFLRQAGQKMQELSILPEIEIFNLSDIHQAEQLIRQGYLSEKANFQLCLGIEGGIPASVKNLVILHDALPKGVNWSAFGISRMHLPIMYTTLAFGGNIRVGLEDNLYYSYGQLTTNVELVKRSARVIKEYGNSVATPAEARDILGVYSK